AGCACGTTACCATCCTCCATCGATTCATTAACTTGTACAATTCTTATTATCGGAAGACTTTTCGAATTGTTTAGTAGTTTTTGAAAGTTTTTTGATATTAACAAGCTTTTCTTCGTTATGTTTTTTAGATTTTTATAATTTTGTAATATCAAAGAATAATCTTGTTGTTGTTGTTATTATTATTATCGGTCCTTCCTAAATTTTGTTTAGTAATTTTTATTAAATTTTTTGAAATTTCTTTTGTTGAATCAAAATAAAAGAACTGCTTTATCCAAGATTAATTAACTCTTAGATAAAGCAGTTCTATAAAAATAGATAATTTACATTCCTAGTTGTTGTGACAGCCAAGATCCCTGTGAATTCAGCTGCTGTATTGCCTTTTCCATAGCGTCCAAATTGCTTCCACAATCGTTGTTCATAAGAGTTAACCTTATCTTGTTCTCTATCAATATTTTCATCTAAGGATTTCAATTGTTTTGCAATGGAACTTTTAGTGTCAACTAGTGAATTTGGTGAGCCAGCTAATGATCCAAGATCAGAGATTGTAGAATTTATTCTGTCATAGATTCTCCAACCAAATCCACTATTATCATGCATATTAGTATCTGTTACTGTTGTTGAAGAACTTGTTGCCCCTGTACCCTTTGTTGAGAAAAGTTTTTTAACATCTTCTAAATTTGTCTGAAGAACTCCCTTTAGTTTCTCTTCATTCAAAACTAACTTTCCGTTCTCCCTATAATTTGTTGAAAAATCTATCCCAATGTCTTTTAACGATTTAAAGGCTGTTGACAAAGCAGGATTTTGAACAGACGTTACAAGACTATTTCGCATTTCTGTCAAAAATGATCGAATCGTTGAATCACTTGTTAGCAACCCACTCTTCGCTTTTTCATCCCATAACTTAATATCATTATCTTTCATATCTTTTTTCTGATCATCCAGCAATGGTGGGTAATCACGATAGCGTTTTTCTGTTAATCTACCATTTAAGTCAGCAATAAGTTCATTGTACTTATCAACAAATGTCTTTACTGTATCGAATATTCCTTGCGTATCACTGCTTACTCGAACTGAAATAGTACTATTTGCAGGGATTTTTTCCTTTAAATTAAACGAGACTCCCTGATATGTAAACTTATTTGAAGAAACCGCTATTTGTGTTCCATTTATAGTAACTGTGCCTGACTTTTCATCTGTTCCAGTGATATTTGTTGTATTGTCTATCTTTAAGGGGCTATTTGTATCTGTAATTGCAATATCAATTTTTTGTGCCGATCCAGTTGTCAAAGTAGTAAAAACTAATGAACCACCCACATTTTCAGCTTTGACATTTGTTTGACTACTTTTTTCATTTATTTTTGCTACAGCTTGATCAAATGTAAGATTGGGGTCAAGTGTAATGTCAATATTGTTTAAAGTAAACGAAAGCCCCGCAGCCCCAACACTTGAAGATTCACTCGCAAAACTAACAGTAGCTGGTTTTGCTGCCTCAGCAGGTGTTGCTTCAGAAATCACAAAATCTGTTAAGGTACTAGTACCCGCAGAAGCTACTTCTATTCTAGGATCACTAGAAGTTACAGTCTGCTTATTAAAAGTCGACTGCAAACGTAGTCCTTCCATCGCCTTACGAAATTCGTCCAATTTTTTGTTAACATCTCGGTAGGCATCCTGTTTCCAAGTGGTCGTAATTTTATTTTGCTGTAATTTGTTTAAACGAGCACTCTGAACTTTTACCAGATTTGCTACAATCTCATCCGTATTCATCCCAGATGCCAGCCCGGTGACTCTCAATGTATTATTACTATTAATCATTCTTTTCACTCCTTTTCCGTTCATATCTATGTAGTTTAGTATAAAAAATTAATTTGTTTTGTATTATCGGTCAAAAACCAATAATGTTAAGTGATTTTTCCTATATTTATAGAAAATACACCTTTACTACAAAAAAAGAGACGCAAAACACGTCTCTTTTCTATCAAACTACTTTAAAATCCCATTCGCAATTCCAATCATTTGATCCGCATAGGAAACCGCTCGTGCATTCATTTGAAACCCTCTCTGCGTGGTCATTAGATCTGTCATTTCTTTCGTTAAATCAACATTTGAACCTTCTAGAAAACCAGAAGCGATCTGCACCTCTCCTGGCTGAAGCATCCGTACATAATTAGATGCATTTGCCCCAGCAGGTAACACAGTAGAATCGATAGAAAATTCATTCCCACCCATATTTTTTAATACATGAGGATTTTGAATATCGACAATCCCCACTTGTTGGCCAGAAATAAACGGTGTACCACTGCCATCCTTGCTTCTTAAGTTCATTTTACCATTTGCATCAATACTAACCTCATATTGGCCATCCAACTCAACCGGCTTCCCATTTTGATCGAGTAAGTAACCACCGTTCGCATTCACTAAATGATAGCTTCCTTGTTTAGTAGGATTTGGGCTCAAATGAAAATTCCCATCGCGTGTATAACGTACCTCGTCAGCTCCTCCGGCAGTAGAAGAAGGATACCCTACTTGGAAAAAACCCTTTCCTTGAATCATTAAATCAAAAGGATTTCCAGTTGAAATACCTTGCCCTTGCTCCATGACTAGCTGAGTAAGACCTGTTCGGGTTCCGTAGCCAACGCGCAATCCATCCGGCGTCAGGCGCCCAACTTCTTGATCCGTTCGACCTTGATTATTCAGTTGAGAAGCCAAAATCTCAGAGAAACTTTGATCTTTTCGTTTAAATCCTGGTGTGTTCACATTAGCAATATTGTTTGCAGAAGTATCAATCTTCTGTTGGTACGCTTGTAAAGCCCCAGAAGAAATATATAATGACGTATTCAAGTGACTTTCCCCTATTCTGGATATTATCCGTTAATCTTTCCTACCGAATAAAGCTGTTCAAGTGATTGATTATACACACTGACAACCTTTTGATTTGCCTCATAGGCCCTCACTGTCATCATCATATCGGCCATTGTTTGACCGGGATCTACATTTGATTGTTCAACATATCCCTGGTGAAGGGTAACGCCGGGATTCGTCCCACCTGCATCTTGGATAAATGGAAGTGGATTTTCAGATTTATAAACATTTCCACCTTGGCGAGTAAGATCATAAGGATTTTGTACAACAACCATCCCAATTTGGCCCACCTGTCTAGCATTTGCAACATCATTAGGATTAGCAATTACCTGACCATTTGCATCTATGTACAAATCATCTTTACTGACACCACCAGTGACTTGAATAGGCTTATGATCCGCACCCAGTATCTTATATCCATCAGATGTAACCAGATTCCCATTCGAATCTAAGTCCCATTTTCCATTCCGGGTATATCCAACCGATCCATCTGGAAGCTCGACAGCGAAAAAGGCTGTGGGCTTCACTGTTCGGCCATTAACAACTTGCAAAGGAATGTTCTGATCATCTATAGCAATATCTAATGGTTGATCTGTTTGAACAAGTGCCCCTTGGAGGAAGCTCGGGATCCGTTCCTGTGCATAAACACCGTTTGCTAGCTCTCCGACTGGTACCCCCTGACCTGGAATCGTTAATCCATTAGCGCCAGGAATCGTTTCATTATAGTCTCTAATACGTTCCACTAATAGTTTAGGAAATGCACGCATAACCGTATCATCCTTTTTAAACCCAGGTGTTTGTGCATTGGCGAGATTATTAGATAGTGTTTCTTGTCTACGTTCTAAGGAAAACATCCCTGACGCTGCAGAATATAAACCTCTTAGCATAAAAAATACCTCTCTTCTTAAGTACGTGCCTGTTCAGCCAATTGGAGAATAAAAGCGACTTCACCATTACCTTTACTCAATTGCTTTGCAATCTCTTCCACTGAGAGACCTTTAGCTTGCAAATCAAAAACTTCCTTATATCGATCATTCAAAAATAAATGCTGACCATTGTTTGCTTTTGCATTAGTGTCAGATTCAATTTTCACCGCATTCAATGCTTGAACCATTTCTGCCTTCCATTGTTCAGTCTCTCTTTGATTCATCATATCGTGGTGCTCTATAGTTGTTTTTATATCAGTTAATTGACGCATCAATTTTTCTTGATTGGATACCATCTTTAAGGATAGTTCCAGCTGATAGTCCATTTTTTTTCGGAAAGAACTCTTGATGACTAAATACAGCACAGCGATAAAATTGACTACTAAAGTTGCTACATTTAGATATTCTTGCACGTGTTCTTCCCCTTTCTATTGATCAAGTATATAAATTAATTAATAAGCCTTTAATTTCACCAATCCTGTCCAAAATAGACAGACCTTCGTCCTGCTCTTTTAGAACATGGTCGGTTAACTCCATTAATTTACGATCAAGCACCTGGATGGTTTTTAAGGTTTTATTTCCTCCGTATGGATCCCAGGTATCTGTTTGATATATTCCAACACCATTCTTTGTTACTTCTCCCATAAACCTTTTAACCAGCTCTTTATACTTCCTCAGTTCAGAAAAAGTAGGCTTTTCACTTAAGCGTTGCCCCTGCTGGTCGATATCTTGCAAAATTTGTTGGAGATGTTCTTTCGAGATTTCTTTTGAATAAGTATTGAATATTTTTTGAAAGGATGCAGTATTAGCTGATGTACGGTCGTTTGTTGAGAGACGGGAATCCCCTATACTAATCCTTACCTGGTCCTGTATTTTCAAGTGAATTCACCCCCATCGTATCTCTTCCAATCATTCTTGTGAAAAAGTATCAAAATAAATCAAAATTATGTTGTAATTATACCCCAACTTTTTATAAATTTCATTAAAAGTTGTATATTTTTAAGTATGATAGTTTTAATATAATATCTCTTTTAAATTTGTCTGTTTATTTCCGCTCCAGGCGCTTCGCTTTCCGTGGGTGTTTCGGCGAGCCTCCTCGACGCAAGCGTCTGCGGGGTCTCTCCTGAACCATACTCCCACAGGAGTCTTCGCGCCTTCCGCTCCAATCAACTGGGTATTAAACCAACAATCTTTCTAACACAGTCAATAAAAAACACATCCGCTTAATTGAGAAAGTGTCGTTCTTTTGATTATTTAATTATTTTAGTCTTTGAATTTGTTTATTTACGTCGGTAATAGCAAGGACGACTTCTTCAACGCCCTTTGATTGTGTAACAATGGTGGAATTTAGCTCTTCGGTTTGTTGTTGAACTTTTCCAACTTCTACCGAGATTTCCTGGCCATACTTTGCTTGCTCGTTGGTGGCCATCCTCATTTGTTGAACCATTTCCTTGATACTGTTAATATTACGAACAATTTCTTCAGCCGTAAGCGCCTGTTCTTTCGTTGCGTTCGAAACAGTCGCTGATTGGCTAGTCACATTTTTTACAGCAGCGACAATGGCATGACTTCCTTTTGCTTGTTCAGCTGTAGCTATAGATATTTGGGTGTATCTGCTCCTTGGTATTGGTAATTCCTTTTACAATCGTTCCAGCTGTGATGGATTGCTCTTTCGTAGATTGAGTCATCCCTTTTGCTTGTTTTGTTACACTTTCCATGGCTTTTGTAATAAACTCACTATTTTGGGATTGGTCTTCTGTAGCTTTTGCAATTTGATTCATTTCGAGCGATACTCGTGATATACCTTCAGAAATCTTTCTAATCGCTTGTTTCGTATTATCTGCCAATTGATTTCCTACCTTTACCTTATACGCTCCATCTTTGATAGAGGCTACTGCAACCGTCGTTTCAGTTTGAATCCCGTTAATTAAGGCAGCAATTTCCTTCGTTGCTTTTGCTGATCTTTCCGCAAGCTTACGTACCTCATCAGCAACAACTGCAAATCCTTTTCCATGTTCACCTGCGCGTGCTGCTTCAATTGCTGCGTTCAGAGCTAGTAGATTCGTTTGATCGGCAATATCATCAATCACTGCGATAATACAGCCAATTTCCTCTGAGCTCTTCCCTAAGTTTTCCATCACTACACTAGCTTGTTCTATTACATTAGAAATTTCATTCATGCCGTTTAGTGTCTTCTCCAGTGAAATTGTTCCTTCATAGGCATCTTCTTTTAACGTTTTGCTTAGCTCATTAACTGTTTGGGCACTTGCAGCTACCTGTTGAATTGAAAGAATCATCTCTTCTACTGTGTTTGCTGTTTGTTTTGCTGTATCCGTTAAGTTAACGGCATGTTCACTCACCCCATTAATTGAATGGCTCATTTCTTCGATGGAACCTGAAATTTGTTCCACATTCGTTCCTGCATTACCCACACTGCTGGCTATCTGATCAATGGACGTCATCATTTCTTGAATAGCAGAAGATGTTTCCTCCGCAGAGATTGCAAACTGATTGGCACTAGACGCCACTAAATAAATAGAAGTACTCATTTGTTCAATTGCTGCAGAAATTTCGTCAACCCCTGAAGCTGTTACATTCGTATTCCCTGCTACTTGTTGAATGGAGGCAACTAATTCATTTATTGCATCATTGGCTTTATTCATGGAATCATCTAGTATATGAGCACTTTTCACAGTCTGGTCAATTGATGTCCTAATCCCAGTAATAGAATGACTGGTGGCTTCAGCATTCTTCATAACCCCATCTACAGACCTACGTATAAGCTTTATCAAGAGAAATGCAATAACAATGCAAAAAATAATAGCAATAATTCCTAAAGTAATAATTTGAATTAAAAACGCTTTCGAATCCTTGTCGGCCTGAGAAATGACTTTTTTATTTTCATTATTGGTATTATCGGATAATAGATTCAGTTTTTCTATCGCTCGATCGGCAAGAGGTTCAAGTGTATCTAATTGCTCTTCTATACCTTTGTTATTTAATATATTCGAAGATGCAATTATACTACGAAACTGTTTCATATATTCTTCAAATGATAGATTAAAATGTTTAAGGGTTCTTTGATTTACAATAACAGTAGTGTACTTTTCCATATTCTTAGAAAGTATTTTAATTTGGTATTCCTCAGAGGATATTTTTTTTTCAATTGATGGCAGTTTATCTGGATTTCTTTCTAATGCATATCTTGTCACCAGCCATCTTACCTTAGTTACATGTTCAACCAATTCCCCTTCTAATTGTGTCTCCATTATTTTTTGTTTTCCTAGCTCATTTATATTGTTTGATAACTTTTTCGTACTTAAGAACCCAGTTAAGGACACTATAGATAAAATAAGTAACACCAGAAAAAAACTTCCTATAATTTTTGTTCTTGTAGACCATTTCATTAAAAATATGTTTTTAAATTTTCCATTTTTACTCATACAATCCCTCACTGTCTTAAAGGTAAAAACTATTATCTATAGCTATATTTACCATGATTCCCGCCGATTTTGTTTCATTTTGATAGATTTTTACATAATCTTTACAGTTTGTATAAAATGTTAAGTTTATATAAATTTTTTAATCAAATAAAAACAAAAACGCCTTCATAGTTGAAGGCGTTTTCTGGAGAGAAAATATATTATTTTAGTCTTTGTATCTGTTTATTTACGTCGGTAATAGCAAGGACGACTTCTTCAACGCCCTTTGATTGTGTATCAATGGTGGAATTTAGCTCTTCGGTTTGTTGTTGAACTTTTCCAACTTCTACCGAGATTTCCTGACCATACTTTGCTTGCTCATTGGTGGCCACCATCATTTGTTGAACCATTTCCTTGATATTGTTAATATTACGAACAATTTCTTCAGCCGTAAGCGCCTGTTCTTTTGTTGCATTGGTAACAGAAGCCGATTGGTGAGTCACATGTTCTACTGCGGAAACAATCGCATGACTTCCTTCAGCTTGCTCTGCTGTTGCAATTGAAATTTGTTGTACCTGTTCTTTGGTGCTAATAATTCCTTTAACAATGGTTTCCGCTGTAACCGATTGCTCTTTAGTAGATTGAGTCATTTCTACTGCCTGACTTGTTACGCTTTCAACCGCTTTCGTGATAAACTCGCTATTTTTGGATTGTTCTTCCGTTGCTTTGGCAATTTGATTCATTTCATGCGTTACTTGAGAAATTCCGTCAGAAATCTTCCTTATCGCTTGGTTCGTTTTATCTGCTAATTGATTTCCTACTTTTACCTTATGCGCTCCATCTTTGATAGAGGCAACAGCAACAGTTGTTTCCGCTTGGATCCCGTTGATTAAGTCTGCAATTTCCTTCGTTGCTTTTGCTGATCTTTCAGCAAGCTTACGTACCTCATCAGCAACAACTGCAAATCCTTTTCCATGTTCACCTGCGCGTGCTGCTTCAATTGCCGCATTGAGTGCTAATAGGTTGGTTTGATCGGCAATATCATCAATCACTGCGATAATGCTGCCAATTTCTTCTGAGCTCTTCCCTAAGTTTTCCATTACCACACTTGTTTGGTCAATCACTTTCGAGATTTCTTTCATACCATTTAATGTTTCATTCAGTGAGATCGTACCTTCAAGAGCATCCTCTTTAACCGTATTACTTAGCTCATTAACCGTTTTTGCACTTGCAGCTACCTGTTGAATTGAAACAACCATTTCTTCTACGGTTTCTGCTGTTTGTTTTGCTGTATCCGTTAAGCTGACAGCATGTTCACTTACACCTCTAATTGAATGGCTCATTTCCTCGATGGAAACGGAAATTTCCTCCACATTTGTGCCCGCATTTCCTACACTCATGGCTACTTGTTCAATAGAGGCCATCATTTCTTGAATCGCCGAGGAGGTTTCCTCAGCCGAGGCTGCAAATTGGTCCGCACTTGAAGCTACTAAATTAATCGAAGCACTCATTTGCTCTATTGCAGCAGAAATTTCGTCTACGCCAGATGCAGTTACGTTCGTATTCCCTGCCACTTGCTGAATAGATGCCACTAATTCACTGATTGCATCTGTAGCTTTATTCATGGAAGCATCTAATTCATGAGCACTGACCGCTGTTTTATCAATAGACTGCTTGATTTCATTTGCCGAATTAGTAGTTATTTCTGCATTTTTCAATACACCGCTTACTGTACGTCGAATAAGCCCATTGATTAAAAAGGCAACTAAAATACTTAAAACCATTGCTAACACAGAAACAACCAGGATTTGAATTAGAGAGTTAGTTGAACGTGCCTGAGCATCCTTGATAATGGTATCTGTATTTTTTTGCGCATTTTGAGCCATTCTTTCAAGTGAACTAATGGTGTTGTCACCATTATGTTGTAGAACTCCTAATCTTGCATGCGTGGTGTAGTAATTTTCATCCTCTTTTATTGCAAAAATCGTAGGAATGGTATTTTCATATGAACCGAAGTTAATTTTAAATTGATTTACTAATTTTTTATCTTTATTCGAATGTGCTGCGACTTGTTCCAAATCCTTCACATCATTCTTCACCTTTTTGATGTCAGCATTTACAATATTTTCAATTTTCTTTTTTTCGTCTTCACTTTTCTCATATGAATATTTCGTTAAATTTAACCGGATATCTGTAATACTGTCTTTTAACTTGGAGATTATTTGGGCCTCTTTTAGTTGGGTATTCCCTAGATAAGAAACATCGTCACTTAGAACATTTATTTTATAATATGAAACGATCGATACGGATCCCAAGAATAACAACATGACAATAAAGCTGCCCCATAGTTTAACACCCATAGAGATGTTATTTGCTAGCTTTAAATACTTGTAGGATGTACTTAAAATATTTTTTTGTGGTTTATTCTGCATGACTAACCTCTCCTTTAGACTTCTGCTTCCTCTTTATTATTGATAAAGTTTTGGACCATTTCTTTTAAATCATCAAGATTCGTAGTATTTTCCAATAACTTTTCAATATCTAGAAGAATAACAAAACGATGATCAAACTTAGAAATCCCCATTAGATAAGAAACATTGTTCGTTTCAAGTATATTGGTCTGCTCGACCGAATCCGGAGGAAGGTCAAGTACATCTGTTGCAGCATC
The window above is part of the Bacillus sp. SORGH_AS_0510 genome. Proteins encoded here:
- the fliD gene encoding flagellar filament capping protein FliD, with translation MINSNNTLRVTGLASGMNTDEIVANLVKVQSARLNKLQQNKITTTWKQDAYRDVNKKLDEFRKAMEGLRLQSTFNKQTVTSSDPRIEVASAGTSTLTDFVISEATPAEAAKPATVSFASESSSVGAAGLSFTLNNIDITLDPNLTFDQAVAKINEKSSQTNVKAENVGGSLVFTTLTTGSAQKIDIAITDTNSPLKIDNTTNITGTDEKSGTVTINGTQIAVSSNKFTYQGVSFNLKEKIPANSTISVRVSSDTQGIFDTVKTFVDKYNELIADLNGRLTEKRYRDYPPLLDDQKKDMKDNDIKLWDEKAKSGLLTSDSTIRSFLTEMRNSLVTSVQNPALSTAFKSLKDIGIDFSTNYRENGKLVLNEEKLKGVLQTNLEDVKKLFSTKGTGATSSSTTVTDTNMHDNSGFGWRIYDRINSTISDLGSLAGSPNSLVDTKSSIAKQLKSLDENIDREQDKVNSYEQRLWKQFGRYGKGNTAAEFTGILAVTTTRNVNYLFL
- a CDS encoding flagellar hook-basal body protein, with product MNTSLYISSGALQAYQQKIDTSANNIANVNTPGFKRKDQSFSEILASQLNNQGRTDQEVGRLTPDGLRVGYGTRTGLTQLVMEQGQGISTGNPFDLMIQGKGFFQVGYPSSTAGGADEVRYTRDGNFHLSPNPTKQGSYHLVNANGGYLLDQNGKPVELDGQYEVSIDANGKMNLRSKDGSGTPFISGQQVGIVDIQNPHVLKNMGGNEFSIDSTVLPAGANASNYVRMLQPGEVQIASGFLEGSNVDLTKEMTDLMTTQRGFQMNARAVSYADQMIGIANGILK
- a CDS encoding flagellar hook-basal body protein encodes the protein MLRGLYSAASGMFSLERRQETLSNNLANAQTPGFKKDDTVMRAFPKLLVERIRDYNETIPGANGLTIPGQGVPVGELANGVYAQERIPSFLQGALVQTDQPLDIAIDDQNIPLQVVNGRTVKPTAFFAVELPDGSVGYTRNGKWDLDSNGNLVTSDGYKILGADHKPIQVTGGVSKDDLYIDANGQVIANPNDVANARQVGQIGMVVVQNPYDLTRQGGNVYKSENPLPFIQDAGGTNPGVTLHQGYVEQSNVDPGQTMADMMMTVRAYEANQKVVSVYNQSLEQLYSVGKING
- a CDS encoding DUF6115 domain-containing protein → MQEYLNVATLVVNFIAVLYLVIKSSFRKKMDYQLELSLKMVSNQEKLMRQLTDIKTTIEHHDMMNQRETEQWKAEMVQALNAVKIESDTNAKANNGQHLFLNDRYKEVFDLQAKGLSVEEIAKQLSKGNGEVAFILQLAEQART
- a CDS encoding YaaR family protein, translated to MKIQDQVRISIGDSRLSTNDRTSANTASFQKIFNTYSKEISKEHLQQILQDIDQQGQRLSEKPTFSELRKYKELVKRFMGEVTKNGVGIYQTDTWDPYGGNKTLKTIQVLDRKLMELTDHVLKEQDEGLSILDRIGEIKGLLINLYT
- a CDS encoding methyl-accepting chemotaxis protein, whose translation is MSKNGKFKNIFLMKWSTRTKIIGSFFLVLLILSIVSLTGFLSTKKLSNNINELGKQKIMETQLEGELVEHVTKVRWLVTRYALERNPDKLPSIEKKISSEEYQIKILSKNMEKYTTVIVNQRTLKHFNLSFEEYMKQFRSIIASSNILNNKGIEEQLDTLEPLADRAIEKLNLLSDNTNNENKKVISQADKDSKAFLIQIITLGIIAIIFCIVIAFLLIKLIRRSVDGVMKNAEATSHSITGIRTSIDQTVKSAHILDDSMNKANDAINELVASIQQVAGNTNVTASGVDEISAAIEQMSTSIYLVASSANQFAISAEETSSAIQEMMTSIDQIASSVGNAGTNVEQISGSIEEMSHSINGVSEHAVNLTDTAKQTANTVEEMILSIQQVAASAQTVNELSKTLKEDAYEGTISLEKTLNGMNEISNVIEQASVVMENLGKSSEEIGCIIAVIDDIADQTNLLALNAAIEAARAGEHGKGFAVVADEVRKLAERSAKATKEIAALINGIQTETTVAVASIKDGAYKVKVGNQLADNTKQAIRKISEGISRVSLEMNQIAKATEDQSQNSEFITKAMESVTKQAKGMTQSTKEQSITAGTIVKGITNTKEQIHPNIYSYS
- a CDS encoding methyl-accepting chemotaxis protein, whose protein sequence is MVLSILVAFLINGLIRRTVSGVLKNAEITTNSANEIKQSIDKTAVSAHELDASMNKATDAISELVASIQQVAGNTNVTASGVDEISAAIEQMSASINLVASSADQFAASAEETSSAIQEMMASIEQVAMSVGNAGTNVEEISVSIEEMSHSIRGVSEHAVSLTDTAKQTAETVEEMVVSIQQVAASAKTVNELSNTVKEDALEGTISLNETLNGMKEISKVIDQTSVVMENLGKSSEEIGSIIAVIDDIADQTNLLALNAAIEAARAGEHGKGFAVVADEVRKLAERSAKATKEIADLINGIQAETTVAVASIKDGAHKVKVGNQLADKTNQAIRKISDGISQVTHEMNQIAKATEEQSKNSEFITKAVESVTSQAVEMTQSTKEQSVTAETIVKGIISTKEQVQQISIATAEQAEGSHAIVSAVEHVTHQSASVTNATKEQALTAEEIVRNINNIKEMVQQMMVATNEQAKYGQEISVEVGKVQQQTEELNSTIDTQSKGVEEVVLAITDVNKQIQRLK